The DNA segment GTAGCGCAGCCCAGCCGAGTGGAGAGGCGGGGGGACATGGTCCTTGCCTAGACTGTACATCTTGGCTAATGGTAGAACAGTCCCGGCGTCGAGACCGTCGTACATGTACCTCCCGCCCGTAAGCTTGGGGGAGGCGGTGCTCTCGGCCGCTATGAAACGGGTCTTCTCGAAACCCTCGCCCCGCAGCCAAGCACCTATAGCAGGGTAAGTGAAGCCCGCGAAGTTGCTCCCTCCCCCGACGCAGGCTATCATGTAGTCAGGCTCGTCCCTAAGCTGGGAGAGGACCTCGAGGCCTATTACCGTCTGGAGGATTAGAACGGCCTCCATCACAGAGCCAGGTAGATACCTTCTATCGGGGCTTGAGAGCGTGTATTCAACCGCCTCCGCTATTGCAAGACCCAGAGAGCCTGGGTGGGACTCCCCCATCTCCGCCAGAGCCTTCCGCCCGTTCTCGGTGACACTGCTTGGGCTCGAGTAGACGGTTGCGCCGAGGACCTCCATGAGCCTCCTCCTACCAGCCTTCGACCTGTAGCTAGACGCTGTCATGAATACAGTGGTCTTCAGGGCGAACATGGAGGCTGCAGTAGAAGCTGCAAGACCCCACTGGCCCGCCCCCGTCTCAGTTACAACCTCTGAGGCGCCATCGAGCCTCGCATAGTAGGCCTGCGGTATAGCGGTGTTTATCTTGTGGCTCCCCGTGGGTAGAACCCCCTCGAACTTGTAAAATATCTTCACTCCTCCACCAACGCCTAGAGCCTTCTCAAACCCCTTGGCCCTCGCGAGCGGCGTAGGCCTCCCTATCTTCATGTAGGCGTCGAGGACCTCGCCGGGTATATCGATGTATTTGTCTAGAGTGTACTCCAGCTCTATCAGGCGGGAGGGGAGTATCTCCACGAGCCTGGCAATCCTGGAGCCCTCATCATCAAGCGGGTCTATCATGGGTGGGAGGGGTTCGGGCAGGTCCGCTGCTATATTATACCACCGTGTAGGAAGCCTAGCCAACGCTCACCACCAAAGCCTTCCTAATAGAGCAGAGCAGGTTGGCAACGCTATCAAGCCCCCCAGACCTATACCTCCTAACAACCTCAGAGCCCACAACAACGGCGTCGGCTCCAGCCATAACAACGCTCTCCGCAGCCTCAGGCGTCCTTATAGAGAAGCCCGCTAGGAGATAGGTCCTAGGGCCTATGATGCTTCTAGCAAGCCTCAGGTTCCTGTATATAGCTACAGGC comes from the Aeropyrum camini SY1 = JCM 12091 genome and includes:
- a CDS encoding TrpB-like pyridoxal phosphate-dependent enzyme; this translates as MARLPTRWYNIAADLPEPLPPMIDPLDDEGSRIARLVEILPSRLIELEYTLDKYIDIPGEVLDAYMKIGRPTPLARAKGFEKALGVGGGVKIFYKFEGVLPTGSHKINTAIPQAYYARLDGASEVVTETGAGQWGLAASTAASMFALKTTVFMTASSYRSKAGRRRLMEVLGATVYSSPSSVTENGRKALAEMGESHPGSLGLAIAEAVEYTLSSPDRRYLPGSVMEAVLILQTVIGLEVLSQLRDEPDYMIACVGGGSNFAGFTYPAIGAWLRGEGFEKTRFIAAESTASPKLTGGRYMYDGLDAGTVLPLAKMYSLGKDHVPPPLHSAGLRYHAAAPSLSLLRKLGIVEAVALGESEVLRHAMLFARSEGIIPAPESAHAIAAAAMVARREAGNGGVTIVFNLSGHGLLDVDAYTRFVEGGGDG